The Leptospira mtsangambouensis genomic sequence ATCATTAAAAAAAACAATCGGTATACAAAAGAAATCGATTCCGTAACGGTTTCAAACCGAATCGCAGAAATCTATTACACTAAAGATTTTTTTGAAGAGGCTTTTTTTCATTATTTAGATACCCTTCAGGCAGACCGTTCGAATCCCATTGCCTGCCTTCGGTTGGGGTTTATGGCCCTCGGACAAAAAGAATTTAAAATTGCAGACCATTTTTTCTCAAGGATCCCGGAAGAAAAAATCAATCTCTCCTCTTACTTCATTGCACGTGGTGTGATCTCCGGTGTGACAGGAGGGGGAAAGGAAAGGGAATACTTTGAAAAGGCATACAAATTAGAGAAGTCTCCTGTTTCTGGATTTTTATATGCCTTATCTTTATCGCGGGAGAACAAACATAAAGATGCTGTGAAAACGGCTGTGGCCATCAGCGAACAGATCGAAGATGAATTTGTACGTTTTACTCTCTTCCAGTTTTTAATGACAGAAGCCATCCTCATGCAAAACTTTCCAGAGGCATTAAAGTATGGGCGTTTGTGTTTGGAAATGGCAAGGCTCAATGCTTGGCCGAGTGAGATCATCGAAACAAGCATTCACTTTGCAATGATTACTGTGTATATGGGAAGGTTTGATGATGCGTCCGAATATTTGATTGAAGCGGAGGCAGAGCGGTTGGATGATCCCGACGTTGTGGCCCTTGCCAATTTAAAATTTAGGTTGGAGCGGGGAACAGGGACTGTTGAATCATTAACTCATGAATATGATCTATCGCGGGAACTCAATTTATTATCTGTAAACTTATTTCCTAACTCTAGATACTTTGAACTAAGTGGAATGCGTTCTTCCAAACCATTCAATATCAAAGGGATGGTGGATGATGCGGGTAAAAAACTAACATCCAAGTTGGATATGCTCGGTCTCGATAAGTTTGAAAAGTTCATTAGCCTTCCTGGAACCAATTTTAAAAACCAAGCCACTCGTATGGTCATGAGTATGGGGTATCGAGTCACAAAAGAAATGTCGAACCCTGAAGCAGACGGTGTGAATTTACTTGCCTCTTCCAAAGAAGATGTAAACAAAAGAGCACTTTTCCGTGTACGTAAATGGAAAGATGCAAAAGTTTCCGATGTTTTTTTACGTGAGATGACAAACCAAATGGAAGAGTTGGGTGCCACCAAAGGATATGTGATTGGTAATTTTGATGTCACGGAAGGAGGGAAAAAAATCATCGCAGCGAGTAATGGTGCCCTCGAGATGTACAGTGGGGATCTATTCGAGGACCTTCTCAACAAAACAATGTGATGAAATTTCAAAACCTACGTATTTCTTTTTTTGTTTTATTCTTATTTGTTTTCCATCATTGCCAAATCCAAACAAGTGGAAGCGAACCAAGTGATGGAAAATCCAATCCGCAAAAAGAAACCAAAGATCTAAATTCTTCTACAAATCCAGAAAAGAAAGAACTCATTTGTCCCATACCTTTAGTTTTAGGTAAAATTTATGGAACTTCCATTTCCAAATTTGACCAAACTGTCATTTTTTCCGAATTAAGAATTTTACTTTCTGATCTTTGTGAAAGGAAATTCCACCACCTCATCTCTCTCGTTCATCCTAGCAAAGGTTTGTATGTTGATGCCAAAGGGTATTGGTCTGTCGAGGAAGTGAAAAATGACCTAAACGATCCATACGGATATTTTCAGGTTTATTATTTTGACCAAGAGAAGTTGGATCAAAAAAAAGGAAGTTTCGGAAATTTGACTGTTCGTGATGTATTTTCTTTCGCCAAACAAGTAGTAGTTGATATTTTTGTAAGTTCTAGTGAAGAGGTGGAGGTTAAATTTCGGTTTGAGGAAAATCCAAAACTGGAACGATATTTAATTAATCCAAGTTTTATCAAAGTGGAGGGACATTGGTATCTCCTCCGAATGTTTTGAGTTATCTGGTTCCAGTAATCACTTGTTTTACTATCTCTGATGCGGTTGCGAGTGGATTTATTTTTTTGACATCGGACACTTGTTTTGTGGCTGTTTTTTCATCAAATCCAAGTTGGATGAGGGCAAGTGTTGCCAGATCTGTTTCTCTGTCTTCTGGATCTGTTTTTGCAGATTCATCACTTAAAAAGATTTCTAGTTTTTTTAGGTTTTGTTTGATTTCAAAAAGAATTTTTTCTGAGGTTTTACCTTTTACTTTTGGAATTTTTTCCAAAGTTTTTCTGTCATCTTCTTTGGCAATTTTGTACAAATCGTCTGCTTGAAAAAAAGATAAAATTTTTAAGGCAGTGAGTTCTCCAATTCCATGCAAAGATTTGATGAGTTGGAAAAGTTCCCTGTCTTTTCTTGTTGAAAATCCAAACAAACGTTCTCCTCTGTCTGTGATGGAATGAAAGATATGTAAAAAAATCTCTTCTTTCATTTTGTCCTTACATTCTAAATGTAAAGGAAAAGGAATATGGATTTCGTATCCGACACCTGCTACATCAAGGACCAGGTGATCCATTTCTAATTGAATTAATTTCCCACGTAAACTTGCAATCATCGTATCGGTTCCGCTTCCAAATTCTAGGAATCTATCTCTTTGGCGACAACTCTTTTGTTTTCTATCCTAGGTATAAGGGACATCTGTGTGATTGAGGTTCTCCTTTGTCTGGTTTTACAAAGAAAAGGAGGTTGAATTTTTGTATCCATCTTGTAAAACCAATGAGGTGAAACGAATCCGGTTATCAAAAAATCCTACTCTGGCACAGTATCTCACTTTGGCAGATTTATTTAAAAATTTACCGCATACGGTTCTTCGGGAAATGAAGGACCAAACAGTTCGGGAATATTTAGTAGGGGGCGAGATCTTATTCGAAGAAAACTCTGAAGGGAATGATTTATATATTTTGGCTGCAGGCAAACTTCGTTATGAAAAACGAGGTGCTGACGGGTCCATTCGTGACGTTGGTGAATTCAAACGACTTGATATCATTGGAGAACTAAGTTTGTTCACTGGAGAAAAACGTTCTGCCACAGTGAAAGCAATTCGCGATTCCGAACTGCTTCGAGTTCCAAGAGATGTGGCTTTGTCCATTTTACTCAAATACCCTGAGAGTCTTTTGCAAATCACAAAAATCATCGCCGAACGTTTGGCGAATGCAAAAAAAGAAAATCAGGAATTTGTTCCGCTTTCTCGAACCTTTTCTATTTTAACAGCTCTTCCAAAAAATTCCTTGGATGAAATCATTCATAAAATTGGTCTAGTATTCCTAAGGTACGGATCTTTTTGTGTTGTAGATGAAAAGGTATTTTTAGACCGAACAAGCGAATTGCAGTCGTTAGATGAAAAAGACAGAGAACCTTGGATCATCCGTTTTTTTTCTCAAATGGAAGCAGAATATGATTTTGTTTTTTACCTCTTAGAAGACAAAAAAGAATTCACTACTTGGTCGGAGAGAGCACTTCGTCAATCTGATTCTATTTTATTCATCAAAGAAGCAACGGCAGATCCAAACTGCATTCAGTTAGAATCTCTTCTCGATAAAAAACAAATCAAAGAAAGAAACCAAATTCTCGTCCTTCTCCAACCGAACGCAGTGGATGTGGTTCCAGGCACCATCAAACATTTACAAAAAAGAAAGTTCCAACGCCACTACCATGTGCATTTTGACCGCTTGGATACCTGGGAAAGATTGGGAAGGGGTTTACTTGGAAAATCCATTGGCCTAGCCCTGGGAGGTGGTGGTGCCAAAGGATTTGCTCATTTAGGTGTTTTGCGGGCGTTAGAAGAAAACAAAACTCCTATCGATATGGTTTCAGGAACTAGCGCTGGAGCTATTTTTTCTGCTCTCATTGCGATGGGCGAAACGAGTAAAGGCAGTGAAGAAAAAGCAAAGGCATTTTGGATCTCCAAAGACTTGTTAAATGAATATACAATTCCTGTTTTATCACTGACCACAGGTAAAAAATATACGGAAGCCATTCGGCAATTTTTTGGATCCATCCAAATCGAAGATTTATGGATTCCTTATTTTGCCATTGCAACTGATTTATCACATTCAGAAATTCATGTCTTTGACAAAGGAGATTTATGGAAGGCAATTCGAGCAAGCACCTCCATTCCCGGAGTGGTCCCTCCTTTTATTGATGAGGGAGTTGTGTATGTCGATGGAGGAGTGCTTGATAATGTTCCAGGAATTGCCCTGAAAGAACGAGGTGTGGGAAAGATCATTTCTGTAGATGTTTTTGGTGATATTTATCCTGACCAAGACCGGGAATTATCTTCTTATTTTGATAAAACAAATCCAGGGGTGATGACAAATCCTCTGACCCAAATGACTAACTTAATTAACTTTAATGAAATTTTAAGACCCAAGTTTCCACCCATTGGGGACATTATCATTCGATCTATCTTGGCTTCGAGTAGGGATCGGATCCGACAAACAGAAAAGATATCAGATTTGTTTTTGCAAATTCCAACGAATAACTTTGGACTTTTGGATTGGTTTGCTTATGAACGTCTCATTGAACTGGGATATGTATCTTCTGTTGATAAAATCATTAGGAGTCGGGAGAAATTTTTAAATCCTACTTTACAATCAATTCTTTAGGTTATCATAGAAAGTATGTCTTTGCATCGTTACTTTCCTTTGGTTTTTCTTCTTTGTTTTTTTACTTTTGGACAAAGACCTTCTCTTTGGGCACAAAACTTGGATTCCTTGGTGGAATCCGTTTATAATAAACAAGAATCCCTTCTGATTCGTAATGAAATACGCAAACGTTTAGGAGATCGTGCCAACGAACCTTCCATCAAAGAAATTGTAAAATCCTTACGAGTTTGGGCAGCATTTGAGTCAATGCCCGCTTCGGAATTTGCAGAGGAGGTCGAAAGGTTTGTCATTTTAAAAGATTATGGTTTGAATTGGGAAGAAACAGAAGAATTGATTCCTTACTTTATCACAGCCAAACCAAACAAAAAAGACATTCCTTACTTGGGTAAGTTTTTCAAAGAGATGGCCCTTTCCAAAGTTTCGGAAGAAACAGTTTTCGAAATCTTAAGACTTGCTAAATCTAAAGAATGGAGTGGTGCCTCCGTTCTTGTTGCAGGAAGATTGGTTGTATTATCACAAAAAAAAGAATCCAATTCTTTTCTCACACTCAAACGTTTGGAACCAGTTCTTCCGAAACAATTTGAAAATTTAAGTGAAGAGAAAAAATCAAAGTTTTTTAAAGACTGGCATTCACTTTCATTAGGAAAGATTGAGGAAACACACTGGGAGACCATCAAAACAGATACCATTCAATTGAGTTCCAAACAAATGGAAAAAGAAAACTTTCAAACTTCAGAAAGACGAACTGAAATTATATGGAATGAACAAGGAGAATGGGTCACAAAAGAACGTCCTAAACTTGATCCCAATCTTATTTTTTTAGAAGAACAAACAGTCACTTTGCCACAAGTAGGAAGCGGTGATAAGGATAAACGTAAGTTAGTGGATCCAGTGGGTCGCCAGTGGATTGGAACACCCTATCTTTACGGTGGGTATTCAAAACGAGGTGTTGACTGTTCTGGTTTGACCAAGTCGATTCTTACCGATCCAAAAATTGGAATGAATGAGAGGATGATCCCAAGGTCTGCCAGAGACCAAGCGCAGATTGGAAAGTCTGTTTCAAGGGATGGACAACAAATTGGAAATTTAGTATTTTTCTCCGCATCACCAAATACAAGTAAAATTACACATGTAGGAATGGTTTTGGACAATGATAATTTTATTCATGCATCGACTAGCAGAGGTGTGGTGATCCAATCCTTAAATGAAAAATGGTGGAAGGAGAGGTATGTGACAGGTCGAGATATTTTTACGGTAGGGAAATAGGATGGGAAAAAGAGCACTTGTATTGTCTGGAGGAGGGGCTAGAGGAGCCTACCAGGCAGGGGTTTTGCGGTATTTAGAAGAAATTCACTGGAAACCCGATATCATTTGTGGAACATCCGTTGGTGCTATCAATGCATGTGCCATTGGTTCTGGAATGAATTCTAGTCGATTGTCTGAATTATGGCTTCGGCTAAACCAAAAAAATATCATGCGTTATTCGATTTGGAATATGTTAAAAGGACTTTTCCGAAAAAAATACTATCCACTTGTGGAAACCTATCCCTTAAAAAAATTCATTCATGAAAATTTAGATTTCACAAAACTCAATGAATCCAAAACGAAAGTAATTATTTCTGCAGTTAATATTCTTAGTTCCGAGCTTAAGTTTTTTGAAAATCCTAACTTACAAATTGAACATATACTTGCCTCCTCTGCCATCCCGATGATTTTTCCATGGCAGATCATTGAGGGAGAACCTTATTGGGACGGAGGAGTGATGGCAAACACTCCCATCTTGCCCGCCCTCACACATGAAGCTTCCGAAATTGTTGTGGTCTTACTTTCACCAGTTGGTGGCATGCGAGTGATGGATGCACCCAAAACAAAAGACGAAGCTTTGGAAAGATTATTTGAATTGTATCTTCTTGGCTCTTACCGAAGTGTTGAACAGGGTTTAGAATATAGAAAATCAGTGATGAAGGGACTTACTCCCATTGAAAATTTTTTATTAGGTTTACGAACCGAATTTAAAAATGCAAAAATTTCAGTAATCGCACCAAAACAAATGTTAGGTTTGGTAAGCATTTTAAATTTTAAAAAAGATCAGGCGGAACTTTTGTTAAAACAAGGTTACGAAGATGCAAAAGATTTTTTTACGAAAAAAGCTTAATTCAAATTTGTGTTTTTGGAAAATTGAGATAGAAGGTGGATCCATTCCCAAGTTCACTTTCTAATTCAATGGACCCATTCATGGCTTCAATTTGGTGTTTGGAGAGGAATAGGCCCATTCCTTTTCCTTCTATGTCTTGGCGCAATCGAAAGTTCATATTGAATAATTTTTGGCCATGTCTTTTGGTGTCAATGCCTGGACCATTATCAGTAATTCCAATTCTTAAAAATTCTTTTGTATCCTGAAAAGAAATTCTAATTTTACAAACTTGGTTTGGGTTGGCATATTTAATTGCGTTGGTGAGGATATTGTTCACAATACTATCAAAATAAGCTTGGAATCCAAGAAGTTGGATTCCCTCTGGAACTTGGTTGGTAAATTCGATTTCTCGGTTGGCTCCATTCTTTAAGAGTAAAATTTGTGCATCGATACTTTCTTTTATCAAAATTTTTGATTTAGGAAGTTCTTTGGTATCCCTTTCAATATTCAGAAGTTCATTGAGATTTCGTATGATTTGATCCAATTGATAAGATGAAGATTCGATAAACCCAAGTAATTCTGGGTTGGAAGGATTTTCCTTTAGCAGTTCTGTCAAACTGATAAGATTGGCAATCGGTGCTCGTAAGTTATGCGATGTAATATATGTATATTCCTTCAATCTTTCATTTTGTTTTTTTGTAATCTGGACTAAAGATTCAAGTTCTCTGTTTTTGGTTAGAAGGAGGTTTTCTTTTTCAAAAAGAGAGTTTTGGATTAATTTTTGATCCTGGATGTTTTGGATGGCTCCATAAAATCCAATACAATGATCCTCTATGAATTTGGGAGTAGCAATGATACGAATCCAGAATTCATTTTCTGAACCTGCCTCGACTAAACATTCTAAATCGAAAGTTTCTTTTGTTTTGATGCAGTGGATTTCTTTTTCTTTTAATATTTTTATAAATTCTTTGGTGCCAAAAAAACTTAAATCAACAGAAAACAAATGGTTTGAAGTTTGGACTAAAATTTCGGTGGCAACTTTTGAGAGGGTAATTTGCCTATTGGTTAAATCATAATCAAAACTTCCTACTTTTGCTAGACGGTTTGTTCTAAGGAGTAACTCTTCCATTCTCTTTCTATCAGAGATGTCTCTCGTTTGTATCACAATTCCATCGTTAGTTGGAATTACCTGGTGAAAGTAATAACCTGGGGCAGCAAAGTTTCCTGGAATTTGGAACTCTTGTTCCATCGGAATTTTTGTTTTGACTACTTTTAAATATTCCTCAAAGAATCCATTCTTTCTGTTCACCGGAAATAGTTGGCAAATTCCCTTTCCTATCAATTCCTCTTTTTTCATCCCCAGTTGTTCTTCTGCTTTTTGATTTACATCGGAAATGATAAAATCTATTATTTCTCCTTCTTTGTTTTTTGATGTTTCTAAAAAGTAAATGGCTTCTAAAGCAGATTCCATTGCGGCGTGATATCTTTGGCTACTGACCAAATATTTTAATTCTGTTTCTTTTTCTGAAGTGATGTCTTTTGCTGCACCAATGATCGAAGTGACTTTTCCCGTTTCGTCTTTGATAGGACGAGTGTAATCGCGTAACCATTTGATTTTTCCTGATTTTGTGCGGAGACGGTATTCCACCACACCTGTTTCTCCTTTCAAAATCTTTGTCATACGTTCTGCAATATTTGTTAAGTCTTCTTTTAAAATGAGATTGAACCAACCACCTAACTTGGTTATTTCTTCAATGGAATAACCTGAAGTTGTCCTTAGTTCTTTTGAACTCCACTCAGCAACCACTTCGCCATTTTCAATTTTCGCTGTATAAATATAATCTGAGGTAAGTTCCGTCACTAATTGCAAACGATCTTCTAAAACCTGAGTTTCTGTAATGTCCCTGGATACACCAACAATTTCATTGATGTTTCCTTTTGCATCGAGGATAGGGTTTTTAACAGTTTCCAAAATTCTTGTGGTTCCGTTTGGTCCAACATTTGGTTCTCGTCTTACATAACTAGTGGTTCCAGTTTCAAAAACCTTTTTGTCTTCTTGGTGATATGCCTTTGTAAATTTTTCATCGTTATAGGTAACATCTTTGATGCCGATTAAGGTTTGTTTTGTGACCCCATAAAAATCGGCGCAGGCCTTGTTTACGTAAGTGACAGTAAAATTTTTGTCCTTACAAAAAACTAAGTCAGAAATTGAATCCAAAATTTGCGAAAAATAGATTTCTCTCTCTTTTGCATAACGTTCTAATTCTTTTGTTTTGGTTTGGTCCGAAAAACTAGCGAGTAAATGTGTAATTTTTCCTTGTTTGTCTTTGGAGCTATAAGCGGAGACAGATATTTCAAAAGTGGATCCATCTTTTCTTTTGGCTCGTAATTCTCCTGTCCATTGGGATTTGGTGAGGATTTCGGATAAAATGAGTTCTGATTTTTCTTTGTCATCGGTGAATGTGAGGGCATTTTTTCCGAGGATTTCGTCTATATTGTCATATCCCCAGAGAGAAAGAAATGCCTGGTTTACAAATTGAAGGTTCCCTTCTAAATCAGAAATGACAATTGCATTTACCGACTGCTCTAAAATGGTATTGATCAGTCTTTGGTCTGTCAGTTCCAATCCCATCTGCAGAAAGATAGGATGTGGATCGATAAGGACAAGTAAAATATAAATTAATTTCTTGAACTAACCATAATGTAAACAGAGTGAGCACTGTATTCGAAAGATTGTGATAGGGAATTAGGATCAATACGAGAATTTCCATATCCCACTTCTCTGATATAAGTGACGGATACTGATGATTTTGACGTCACCCATGAAAACCCTAAACTTAAACCTTTGTTTCTGGAATACTCGTTTCTTGGATTCGTTCCGGATCTTGCTACTTTATAAATGACACTTGCATCTCCGGAATTCATTTGCACTTGGTTTCCGTAAGTATTTTGAAGATACAGGTCAACCGCTGATTCTGTCCAAGAAATTGGTTTGGTATTTGGTTCGTTGGTATAAACTCCAGCTAACACAGAAAAGGTGTCTGCTAGATAGTATTCCATTCCCGCAGCGAAGTTGGTGGTGGACGCTCTTGTTAATTCTCTAATTTCTGTATCGTTGATTGTATAAGTGACTCGTCTTCCAAATGCACTAATTTCATCTTGGTTTCGTCTGGATTTGTAACCAGTTGAATAAATCATATCAAAAGAGGCCAAAAAACGAGAAGTAGGGAAGAAGGCAATTCCAAATCGTAACTCAGATGTTTGGGGGATTGACGTTGTGAGTTTTGGTTTTTGAGTGAGAACTCCGGCTTCGATGGACGAGGCACCATCTCCAGTTCCTTCAATGAAATCAATTGCAGAAGAACCTGGCCTTCTTGTGGAATCCGCATACACTTCGTTGTAAAGTCGATTTCCTCCCATCACAAAGATTCTTCGGTAACTTAGGCCCAAAGATACTTTTTGGATGGGTTGGTATTGGATTCCAAGAACCGGCATAATTCCTGAAGTCCTACGGTTATCTATGTAAGATCGCATTACATAACTTAAATCTGAAAACTGTTGGAATTGGGTTCTTGATACTTCTTTTGTATCATTCATATAATAGAGAGTGGCACCAATCGAGAGTTTGTCGGAAAGTAGGTAGGCGGCACTTGGGCCCACTAGGAGTTGGCTGTATTTTTCTTTTGTATAGTTTCTTGTTGAGTTGATAGACGGAGAAACAAGAGGATAGTTCACTTGGTCCACTCGGTTATAAGAGTAATTATAGGTATTCACAATGGAAAATGCAAATTTCCATCGATCAAAGTTTTTCAATAAACCTATGAAGTTTGGATCAAAACCTTGGTGGGTTTGGTTGTAAACCTGTCCCGGTGTATCGATATTGATATAACTTCTTTTTACATCTTTAAAATTACTGGCAGAGATGGAAATTCCATCATTATAAGTAAATCCAAGTCCAGCAGGATTATAATAGGCACCGGAAGGATCATCGGCGATGGCTGTAAAGGCTCCTCCAAGTCCCGCTGCCCGTTCTCCATAAAATCCTTGGATATTATGGAATGGTTCAGACCCAAAAACAAAACTTGGGAAAAGAATCAAAATACAAAGTGGGAGAATAGAATTTCTAAAGAGTTTGATTTTTAACATATTTGATATTTATTTTTATTTAAATTTGTACTACAGTATTTGCCACTAAAGTGTATTGTTCATTGCCACTTGCATCAATATAGTAGCGCCAAACATCCGCAGATGGAATTTGGTCTGCAGTTCCGTAGAAATCTACGTAATACACTGGGCCGCCACTATTGACATTGTTGAAGAACTCTCCCCATCCAATGTATTCGTCGGGATAAACATTCGGATTGATTCCATTAGGCATAATTACGTAAGCATCATATTCGACAAAACCTGCATCTACTCCGATATTGCCACCCGGTAATGCAATGGAAAAATCAACATATGCATCCCATTCGAATTGATAAGCATTGGCCCCAGTCTCATAAAATTGTCCATAAAGATCATTATCAAAGTAACCTAATTCTTCGTAATCATTGTTGGCTGGTGTAACTATATCGTAATAATCAACGGCAAAATACGCAGTATCTCCGTTGGCATCATAGGTTTCTTCTAGGTAATATTCTTCTTGGTTGGCATTGTCTACGTATTCGGTGGTTACATAACCGCCATAATCATTTGATTTCCCTTTGACGGATGTTGTAATTTTATCGCCGGAATTTGTATCATAAACATTGCTATAACTTAAGGTTACACAATTGTTTGCGTTGGCATTTGTATCTGTATCACATTCTTCGAAAGTGAATCTTGTGGTAGATTTATCTGTGCTACCAGAGCCACTTGTCACTTGTTTGATATTGAGGATGGCTTTGTCTTTTTTCCCATCCATTGTGATATATGTGATGGATGCTTCCACACTCAGTGATATTCCAAAGATTTTCAAAGACCGAGTGATCGAACTAAAAATTTTTGATTTGTTGGATTTAAATTTAATACTTTTTTGAAATCGATTGTTCGCCGGGCAGGGTTGGGGAGTTCCAATGGAATCGGCAAATGAATATTCAATCTCCATGTCATACTCGTTATTCGACAAGTTTCTGTAGACCATGGCAGGGCTAGGAACTGCTTGTCCAATAAAGGGCAGGATTCCTTCATTTTGTAAACTAACAAGTTCTCCTCGTGCTTCGTCAGCGCTTAGTCCGAGTCGTTCGATTCCAGATAAAAAATCATCTTCCATTGATTGAGTGATTCTGATGGTCGAGGCACCTCCAGGTACACAAACACCTGGACTTGCTTTCGCTATAGAGTATGCGCCACTGATAAGGACTAAATCTCTTTTGGAATCTCTTAAAATTTCTGAAACTATCGACGTGCCTTCTGTCAGAAAGGCTTGGCCTGTAAATCCATAATCAAATGTATCTTGGGCAATTCCTTTTGATGCTGAAATGGAACGAATTGATTTTGGCACCTTTCGTAGGGAAGCTCCAAGGCCTGACGATGGTTTACGAATGGATCTTGGAACTGCGACACTTAAATTGGAAGGTAATTCGGAATTGATATTGGAGTTTAGTAAGTTTCTAACAAGAAAGCGAGACACCAAAGCTTCCAAGGAATTACTTTCATCTTTTTCTTTTTTACAACCAATGAAAGTAAAAAAAAGAAGAAAGAATATTAGAAATAGATGATTCATTACGCGTTCATTTCATGAGTGGGAAAGGAAATGTCAATTCTAAAGTCTTCAAGTAAAAAAAGAGTTTCCAAAGGATTCAACCAAATTGATAATTTCTTGAATGAGAGCACTATCTCAAACCGTTTTGTTTCTTTTTTTAGCACAATCGCTTGTCGCGAAGGGCAATGTATACGTACAAAGCACAAAGGCCAAACTTCTTTCTCAACCCAAACTAAGTGCAGATGGTTCTGCTTTGGTTATGGGAGAAGTACTATCTCCTATCAGCGAACAAGGACTTTTTGTTCAAGTGCGGGCCCGTGACCAATTGGGTTGGGTATCAAAGTTATTTGTTTCTCCACTCCCTCCAGGAAACCAAATCAAATTGGGCATTACATCCAATTCATCGGAGGCAGTAGTTGCAAGGCAAAGAGCGTCTGACTTTACAAAGACGGCGGCAGCAAGGGGACTTTCTGAAACACAGAAGA encodes the following:
- a CDS encoding OmpP1/FadL family transporter — encoded protein: MLKIKLFRNSILPLCILILFPSFVFGSEPFHNIQGFYGERAAGLGGAFTAIADDPSGAYYNPAGLGFTYNDGISISASNFKDVKRSYINIDTPGQVYNQTHQGFDPNFIGLLKNFDRWKFAFSIVNTYNYSYNRVDQVNYPLVSPSINSTRNYTKEKYSQLLVGPSAAYLLSDKLSIGATLYYMNDTKEVSRTQFQQFSDLSYVMRSYIDNRRTSGIMPVLGIQYQPIQKVSLGLSYRRIFVMGGNRLYNEVYADSTRRPGSSAIDFIEGTGDGASSIEAGVLTQKPKLTTSIPQTSELRFGIAFFPTSRFLASFDMIYSTGYKSRRNQDEISAFGRRVTYTINDTEIRELTRASTTNFAAGMEYYLADTFSVLAGVYTNEPNTKPISWTESAVDLYLQNTYGNQVQMNSGDASVIYKVARSGTNPRNEYSRNKGLSLGFSWVTSKSSVSVTYIREVGYGNSRIDPNSLSQSFEYSAHSVYIMVSSRN
- a CDS encoding PAS domain-containing sensor histidine kinase; translation: MGLELTDQRLINTILEQSVNAIVISDLEGNLQFVNQAFLSLWGYDNIDEILGKNALTFTDDKEKSELILSEILTKSQWTGELRAKRKDGSTFEISVSAYSSKDKQGKITHLLASFSDQTKTKELERYAKEREIYFSQILDSISDLVFCKDKNFTVTYVNKACADFYGVTKQTLIGIKDVTYNDEKFTKAYHQEDKKVFETGTTSYVRREPNVGPNGTTRILETVKNPILDAKGNINEIVGVSRDITETQVLEDRLQLVTELTSDYIYTAKIENGEVVAEWSSKELRTTSGYSIEEITKLGGWFNLILKEDLTNIAERMTKILKGETGVVEYRLRTKSGKIKWLRDYTRPIKDETGKVTSIIGAAKDITSEKETELKYLVSSQRYHAAMESALEAIYFLETSKNKEGEIIDFIISDVNQKAEEQLGMKKEELIGKGICQLFPVNRKNGFFEEYLKVVKTKIPMEQEFQIPGNFAAPGYYFHQVIPTNDGIVIQTRDISDRKRMEELLLRTNRLAKVGSFDYDLTNRQITLSKVATEILVQTSNHLFSVDLSFFGTKEFIKILKEKEIHCIKTKETFDLECLVEAGSENEFWIRIIATPKFIEDHCIGFYGAIQNIQDQKLIQNSLFEKENLLLTKNRELESLVQITKKQNERLKEYTYITSHNLRAPIANLISLTELLKENPSNPELLGFIESSSYQLDQIIRNLNELLNIERDTKELPKSKILIKESIDAQILLLKNGANREIEFTNQVPEGIQLLGFQAYFDSIVNNILTNAIKYANPNQVCKIRISFQDTKEFLRIGITDNGPGIDTKRHGQKLFNMNFRLRQDIEGKGMGLFLSKHQIEAMNGSIELESELGNGSTFYLNFPKTQI